In Streptomyces sp. RFCAC02, the following proteins share a genomic window:
- the cas5 gene encoding CRISPR-associated protein Cas5, translating into MSQALELTVTAPVVSFRNPLYAGMQVGLPCPPPSTVGGMLAAAAGGWDRVPAGTRFGMAFRAVGSGTDLETFHPLSAPGAPITIKDRDFLALITLRVWLLDDLEPWQRAIRRPVWPMKLGRSQDLVTVTAKHVSLRTSVGVQGHAVVPQDVKGATGTQMRLTTAVSLDRQRVRWDSYHYAASGSSTRIDTGFVTEDDQAVALLPPVHPHQLNTTPAEA; encoded by the coding sequence ATGAGTCAGGCACTCGAACTGACCGTCACGGCTCCTGTCGTCAGCTTCCGCAACCCGCTCTACGCCGGGATGCAGGTCGGGTTGCCTTGCCCTCCCCCGTCCACGGTGGGCGGCATGCTAGCTGCCGCCGCCGGAGGCTGGGACCGGGTTCCAGCAGGTACTCGGTTCGGGATGGCATTCCGGGCGGTCGGCTCGGGCACGGACCTGGAGACCTTTCATCCACTCAGCGCCCCCGGTGCACCCATCACCATCAAGGACCGCGACTTCCTGGCGCTCATCACGCTCCGTGTGTGGCTGCTCGACGACCTCGAGCCCTGGCAACGCGCGATCCGCCGCCCCGTCTGGCCCATGAAACTGGGCCGCAGCCAGGACCTGGTCACCGTCACAGCCAAGCACGTGAGCCTACGGACTTCGGTAGGCGTGCAGGGCCACGCGGTGGTTCCGCAGGACGTCAAGGGTGCCACCGGCACACAGATGCGGCTGACGACGGCCGTGTCCCTGGACCGGCAGCGTGTCAGGTGGGACAGCTACCACTACGCGGCCTCCGGCTCATCCACGCGCATCGACACCGGCTTCGTCACCGAGGACGACCAAGCCGTCGCGCTACTGCCTCCCGTACACCCGCATCAACTCAATACGACTCCGGCGGAAGCCTGA